ACTATTCCCACTCAGCGGTTTGACGATTCCAAACGGGAGGAAATTGAGAAGCTGCTGATGAAATTCGGAGGGGAGTCATCCATTCTAAGCGAAAAAATTATACCCGATCAAAACTGGAACGAGACTTGGGAACGAACAATACAGCCCCAGGCTATTGGCCGGTTTTATGTGCATCCTACCTGGTCAACAACCGATGCCGACATCAGTGATAAAATAGAGCTGATGATTGACCCAAAGATGGCTTTTGGAACCGGCTATCATGCAACCACAAGGGTAATGCTGGAATGGCTCCCGGAGGTTATCAGTGAGGGGGACAAAGTACTTGACGCCGGAACTGGAACGGGGATTTTAGCTATTGCCGCGCTTAAACTGGGAGCTGAATCCGCCTTCGGTTTTGATATAGATGAGTGGAGCGAGACCAATGCAAGGGAAAACGTTCTTCTTAATAAAGTAGAGAACTTTGAAGTTAAACTTGGTTCCACAGAAGTAATTC
The nucleotide sequence above comes from Gracilimonas sp.. Encoded proteins:
- the prmA gene encoding 50S ribosomal protein L11 methyltransferase, with translation MEYVELRISLNDDFHELLIAELFDLDFEGFEQDDDLLIATIPTQRFDDSKREEIEKLLMKFGGESSILSEKIIPDQNWNETWERTIQPQAIGRFYVHPTWSTTDADISDKIELMIDPKMAFGTGYHATTRVMLEWLPEVISEGDKVLDAGTGTGILAIAALKLGAESAFGFDIDEWSETNARENVLLNKVENFEVKLGSTEVIPKGEKFDVILANINRNALIELIPELLGFLNEDGKLLLSGLLEEDEPVMLKQEALEKLTHLDTRRHKEWIAILFEA